DNA from Synergistaceae bacterium:
AAGATAAGGCCCGTCATTCACGTACTCTCCCGAAAAGACCTCGCAGACCAAGAAAAACTGTCCCTGTGGCTCGAGAAGCTGAGGCACACTTACGCCGCAGATCTCCGAACGCGCGAAGGCCTCTCTGCGGTCAAGCGTGCACTCCTCCGCTTCAAGCCCTCTCACCGTGAAGTGAGGCTCGCAGTCGTCGGCATCCCCAACGTCGGCAAGTCATTGCTGTTAAATTCGCTCATCGGGAAATCAAATGCAGGAGTCGGAAACATTCCCGGCATCACAAAGTCCGTGAGCTGGTACAGGAATGACGGAATGCTTATCGTTGACTCGCCGGGCATCCTTGACCCTCACGCAGAAAGCGGAGCTCACCTGATTCTGTCGTGGCTGGGCTGTGCGAAGGCTGAAGTTGTCGGAGGCTGGGAGAACGCGGCACTGTCGCTGATACGTTTCCTCGAGGCTAGGGGAATGCATCACCTTGTGCCTATCGAACACATAGACGACGAACCTGCGGCACTTACGCTCGAGCGCATAGGCAAGAAGTACGGGTGCCTGATTTCCGGCGGAAGGGTCAACGCTGAACTCGCGGGGCAGAAGTTTATCGAGGCTTTCGGCTCTGGGAGGCTAGGTGCGGTGTGCCTTGAGCTTCCTGATGAAGAGAGGGCAATAGATTTCAGAGATGAGGCAGATGCAATTGTTTGACGACGTTATTCTAGTACCGCGCGCAGACCAGAAGGAAGCAGCCGCGCTGATGAAGAAGCTCCGCAAACGAGGGCCGGTTTTCGGGACGGACGAAGCGGGAAGAGGAGCACTCGCCGGGCCGCTGATTGCCGCGTCAGTGTACCTCACACCCGAGCAGGAGAAGGCATTAATAGCGCACAAGCTCCGCGACTCGAAGAAGATGACTCCGAAGGCCAGAGAACGTCTCTTTGAGGAGATGAACGAGATGGGCGTTCAGTGGTGCGCACACTCGGCGACGGTCAGGAGGATTGAGCGCGGCAATATCCTTGTGGCCTCGCTGTGGGCAATGGGCAAGAGCGCAGAAGAACTCGCCGCGAAGACCGGCCAAGCTCCCGTGTGCGTAGTTGTTGACGGCACGGAGAGAATCCCCAAGCTCGCCTATCCGCAGTGGACGCTGATAATGGCGGACAATCTTGTGCCTGTGGTCTCTGCCGCGTCGGTAATCGCAAAAGTTCTGAGAGACAGGCTGATGATTGAGATGTCGCCGAAATATCCAGCGTACGACTTTGCGCGCAACAAGGGCTACCCTACTCCTCAGCACATGGACGCAGTCTTGAAGTCAGGAATGTCAGAGGTGCACAGGCCTTCGTTCTGCAGGTTCATATTCAAAAACGGAGGGACAACACTTGCCGCCGATTAACGTAAACGTAGAGAGCGGGTACAACCAGGCACAGCAGAACATCTCGGCGAACGCACGTCAGGGCCAGATCTCGACAGGGCCGCAGATTCAGCCGCCCTCCTCTATTGCCGCCCGCTTGGCCGGAATCCGCACGGGCATGGTCGTTGAAGGAAGCGTGCTGTCGCAGAACTCCGACGGAACATACCTCGTGCGTGTCGACGTGAACGGTGTTGCTCAGGAGCTCAGGGCACGTGCTACGCTGTCGCTGATTCCGGGCGAACACTTCCGGGCAGTGTGGGACGCGTCGGGTCATGACGGAGTGCCGGTGCTGAGGCTGTCGCAGGGTGAGCTGTCGTTCTTGTCGCAGATTCCCGCGCGGGACAGGGAGCTCGCGACTGCGCTGCTGTCGAGGGGGCTTCCGCTGTCGAGCGAAGTCCTCAACGCCATTAAGGACGCGTGGCGGAAGTCCGGCTCTGACCCGTCGGAGCTGTCGTCGTTCATTGAGCTGTGGGCACGCGATGTCCCGATGACGCAGGAGAACGCCTCCCTTCTCTCGCAGTACGCGGCGATGAACGGCACTGAGGCTACGGAGATGTGGAACAGAATCCGCCGTGAGCTCCGCGAGAAGAGCAAGGGCAATGACCCCGTGAAAGTCCTCCGTAAGATGAAGGAAGGCAGCGACGACATCGCGAAATTCCTGCAGGCACAATCTATCCTCATGAAGTCCCCGCGCAACGAAGTCAATCCCGCTCTCTTGGCCGCACCTTTCTGGCCTCTCGCCGACAATGCCTCGCAGAACCTGACCGCGAAAATCTACGTCGGACGTTCAGCGGAAGAGGAAGGGCAGAAGTATTGGCAGGTAGGTTTCGGGATTACGGGCTCAGTGCTCGGTGAAGTGGGCGGGCTCGTCGAGAGCGACGGCAAAAGCTGCAACCTCACGCTTAACGCCGAGAAGCCGGAGACGTGCAGAATCCTCGAGCGCAAACGTCGTGAACTGCGCAGAGAGCTTGAGGGCGGGGCACTGCCTGTGAGCTTCATCGGAATCTCTCAGAGAGCACCAGAGACTGAACGCGACGTGCTTCTTGCGGGCAGAGGGCTCGACATTACGGTGTGAACGATGGCAGACAACAGACCAGACAAGGCCGTAGCCGTAAAGTACGACAGCAAGAAGATGGCCGCACCGACAGTCGTTGCGAAGGGCGAGGGCTTCCTTGCACGCAAGATCGTCGAGCGCGCAATAGAAGCTGATGTTCCCATCGTGGAGGATGCCGCGCTGGTGTCCGCGCTGATTTCGCTCGAGCTCGGCGAGGAGATTCCCGCAGAACTCTACGAGGTCGTGGCGAGGGTGCTTGCGTGGGTGTACAGGCTCGACAAGGAAGCACAGCAATGACGCACGCTCAGGAGCTCGGACGTTACGCGGAGGACAGGGCGGCGGAGTACCTCGCGTCCATAGGCTGGCGGGTTGTTGCCCGCAACGTCAGGAACAGCTGCGGAGAGCTCGACATCATTGCCCTTGACCCGAAAGCCCGGGAGCTCGTGATTGTCGAGGTCAGGGCACGTACGCTAGGGCTGACGCAGAGCCCGCTGGAGTCCGTAGGTTCACGCAAGCTCAGGACGCTGCTCAAGGCATCGAGGCTGTACGTTGAGGAGATTAACTGGACGGGGTTCTGGAGGATTGACGTTGTCGGAATAACAATAAAAGCTCCCGGTGATTGGGAGCTCGAACACGTCAAAGACATAACCGCAGGGATGAACGTATCATGCTAGGGCATAACCTGGAACGTCCGCGCAATTGCCCTGTCCATAACTTTCTGGCGGTCGCGCTTGGAGATTTTCGCCAGAGCGGCATTGATGCCCTCAAGCAGCTTGTTATCATCCTTGCGTACTGCCGCGCATATTCCGCTGAACTCCAGCTTGAAGCCCTCTCCCTCAGGAAACGCTATAACCTTCAGGTTTCTGTGCTTGCGCTGGTATGACTGTCCCGTGTCGAGGTTTATCACCGTCCCGTCAACTTGGTTGTTGATGACCATGTTCAGCATCTGCGTAACCGTCTCGACCGGCGGCATGTGTATTACTCCCTCTATCTGGTCTATAACGTCGTCAAGGTGAGTACCCCTCTGCGCCACAAGTCTTGCACCCGCGAAATCCGCCAGCTTCTCGGCGTTCCAGTAACTGCTCTTGTTGTTCACGACGATCGTGTATTCCGTCTTCGTGATGTCGTAAACGTCAGAGAAAGCAGACTTCTTCCTGCGTTCGGGAGAGTCCAGCATCCCGGAGAAAATCGCGTCGATTTCGCCCCTGTTCAGTGCGTCCTGCAGGTCATTCCACGCAATTTTCCTCACCTCCAGCTTCATGTGAAGCTCATCGGCAACCAGCTTCGCGATCTGCAGGTCATAGCCTTCCGCGTAATGTCCCGGCTCGTTCACTATGGGGAAGTTGGTCTTGGTCTGAGCGTTCTCCTCCCAGTTGTTAGGGGCATAGTCGCACTCAACGCCTATACGCAGAACCTTGCCGCTGTCCATATTGCGGGTGAAGTACACTCCTGCCGCTATCAACAGTAAAAGCAACAAGTATTTCTTCATTGCGTCGTCCCTCCTCGATATGAAAATTGTCCGAATATTATACAGGTTTCACAGCGACAGCCGGCAGATTTTTACGAACACATCTACAGCTTCGCGAAGAATCTTGTCGTTGAAGTCGTAGCTTTCTGTGTGGATAGGAGGGTAATTCTCTCCGTTGCCGACGTAGAAGATTGCGCCGGGAATCTGCTTCATGTACCAGCCGAAGTCTTCAGAGGCACGGATAGCTTCGGGCATCTCTATGACCTTGAGGCCGAGAGATTCAGCCGCCAGCCTGACTTTCACCACGCATTCAGAATCGCTCACTGTCTCGGGGAAGTAGTCCTGAGACGAGAAGGAGACTTCTACGCCGTGATTTAATGCTACGCTTGCGGCCAAGCGTCTGGTGTCCGCGTCAAAGGCCTTCATGTCAGCTTCACGTTCAGCCCTGAGGGTCAGTGATAGTTCGCCGTCGCCGGGAGAGATGCCGAAGTTCTTTTCGCCGACCTTGACGTTGACGATGGTGCAGAGAACTTTCCGGCCGTCGTAGCGTTCGTAGAGCTCGCGGATGCCCATGATGAACCTTCCGACAACAAAAGAGGGGTTGCGTCCCCTCTCGGGTTCGCTGGCGTGTGAGGCTTTGCCCGTAAAGTGAACGGTCAAGCCCTGCGATGCGCACTGGCACAAACCGCTGCGAACAACTATGCTGCCTTCTGGGAAGCCGCTCCAGTTGTGGAAGGCGTAGATCTCGCTGATGTTGCGTTCGCGGAGGAAGGAGGCGCATTCTTGGCCGCCCTGCCCGGTCTCTTCTGCGTGCTGGAAGATCAGGTACACCGAGCGCGTAGGGTTCATAGCGTCGAGTTCGAGGGCAAGCCCGCAGAGAGCGGCGCAGTGTCCGTCGTGCCCGCACTTGTGGGAGACACCGGGAGTTCGTGAGGCGTAGGGCAGGGAAATCCCCTCGTCAATGGGGAGAGCGTCCATGTCAGCACGAAAGGCGATCGCGCTCGTACTTTCGACGTAACGTGAGGCGTAGAACCATTTTCCGCAGTCGACGACGGCAAGGCGTGTGTTGTGTTCTATGAAGTCCATCAGCCTGCGCTTTGTGGCTGATTCTTGGCCGGAAAGTTCCGGGTACATGTGCAATTCATGGCGCAGAGCAATAATCTTCTGCAAATTCTCATTGTTCAAAGTATCATTCACCTCATTTAGTGCTATTATCTAACATCAATGCTGGGTAGCAGTGTTAAATGTTCGGCAGGCCTTCACATTTAACAACCCGCCCACCCACCCGCTACGCGAAAACGACACATGCCCGTGTCATTTTCCCCCCCAAAAACCTACAGGCCTATCACTCCATACATAATTATTCCTGCAACCGCGCTGAATAATAGCACCTTCGGGATTGAGAGCTTGAACTTCATCAGCAGAACCAAGTCCACAGCCCCCAGCACAGCAGACGGCAGGTTCACAGCCCCAGCCTCGAGGTAGTTCGCCGCCGCCAAGTCAAGCACTACACCAGCGACCATCCCCACACACGCAGGACGCACGCCCGTCATGACCTGCCCGAGACGCTTGCTGTCCCTGAAACGGTCGAAGAACACCGCCGCAACCGCACACAGCGTGAACGTCGGCGCAAGTGCCCCCATGTTCGCCACAAACGCACCAAGAACACCAGCCGCCCGCATTCCCGCGAAAGTCGCACAGTTCAGGCCAAGAGGGCCGGGAGTCATCTCCGCAATCGCCACAATGTCAGAGACTTCGTGAGCGTTCATCCAGCCGTGAGAAGTCATCTCGTGCGAGATAAGCGGAATCATCGACAGCCCGCCGAAGCTCGTAAAGCCTATCTTCACGAAGCTCCAGAACAGCTCAAGCAGAAGCATCATCACTCTTCCTCCTCTCGTACCACTCGCAGATTGCCAGCCCGCACACAGCTCCGATGAGAACGAGCATTATCGGGCTGACCTTCAGGAAGAAGTACAGCACGAACATTCCCAGCGCAACAACGTAGCACGGCGGGAACTTGAAGGCACTCTTCACCATCGCCATCAACGCACTGAGAATCACAGGCGCAACAGCGGCACGAACTCCCTTCATCGCACTAGCTACCCATATGTTGCTCTGGAAGGCTGTGTAGAAACCGGTTATCAGCAGCAAAATTATCATGGGCACAGTTATCATGCCGAACATGCACGCAACCCCGCCCCAGAAGCCCGCTATCCTGTGGCCGTAGAACATCGCGATGTTGCCGATCATCGTTCCGGGCAGTGAGCGGCCTATGCTGGTTATGTCTAGTAACTCTTCGTCGGTCAGAGAGTGCTCCTTCTCCACGTAGAGTTCTCTCATCTGCGCAACTATGCTCCAGCCACCGCCGAAGGTGAAGCTCCCGAACTTCAGGAACTGCAGGTAGAGTTTCGCAAGCATGTATTTATTCCCCCTTTGAGGCTCTGATTTCCGCTATGGTATCACGAATCGCCGCCGCCCTCTCAAAGTCAAGCTCCTCGACAGCCTTCCACATCGCCTCCTCGAGCTCAGGGACAGTCAGCTTACCGGCACGCTTCGTCCTCCGTGTTACGCCGCCTGCAGTTCTCTCCTCCGTGAACGCCGCCGCAAGTTCGGGAGGCAGCAAGTCCGCAACATCCTTCGTGATGCTCTTCGGCGTGATGCCGTGCTCCTCGTTGAACGCAATCTGCTTCTCGCGCCGACGCTTCGTCTCGCTCACTGCAAGACGTATGCTGTCGGTCATGTTGTCCGCGTACAGAATAATCTTGCTATTGATGTTCCGTGCCGCCCTGCCCATAATCTGAATCAGTGAGCGGTACGACCTCAGGAAACCCTCTCTATCAGCGTCAAGAATCGCGACCAGCGTAACTTCCGGCAGATCCATTCCCTCACGCAGAAGATTTATCCCTACCAGCACATCAATTTTCCCTGCCCGCAAGTCCCGAATCAGCTCCGCGCGCTCAAACGTGTTCAGCTCAGAGTGTATGTACTTCACCCTGAACTTCAGCTCCGTAAGGTAGTCGGCCAAGTCCTCAGACTCCCTCTTCGTCAGCGTAAGGACTAATGCGCGTTCGTTCCTGTCCTTGAGCTCCCGCAGGCGGTCAATGAGGTCATCAACCTGCGTCTTGGCCGGAGCTACTTCGACCTCCGGGTCAGGGATTCCCGTCGGACGTATGACCTGCTCGGCAATAACACTCGAAGTCCCCAGCTCATAGTCTCCGGGTGTCGCCGACACAAACACCGCCTGATGTATGTGCCCCTCGAACTCCTGCCACTGAAGCGGGCGGTTGTCCATGCACGACGCGAGACGAAACCCGTTCTCCACAAGAACCTTCTTGCGCGCACGGTCGCCGTTGAACATCCCGCGAACCTGCGGAAGGGTGATGTGTGATTCATCGACGACAAGCAGGAAGTCTTCCGGGAAAAAGTCTATCAGAGTTCCGGGCGGGTCTCCGTGCTTCCGGCCGTCAAGGTACACGGAATAGTTCTCGATGCCCGAACAGTAACCCGCCTCCTGCATCATCTCGAGGTCATAGAGCGTACGCATCTTTATCCTCTGTGCCTCAACAAGCCTGCCCTGTAGTGTGAAGTCCCTCTCCGTCCGGCCAAGCTCCTCGAGAATCTGAGGTACTGCCAGCTTTATCGCGTCGTCCTGCGTAACATAATGCTGTGCCGGGAAGATTGAGGCCTCCTCCGCACGCTCAATGACGTGGCCGGTAAGAGGCTCGGTGATGTCGATTCTCTCTATCTCGTCGTCAAAGAACGTTACCCTTATGCCCATGTCCTCCTCGTATGCCGGGAAAATCTCTACAGTGTCGCCGCGTACCCTGAACTTCCCGGGCTCGGGCGTGTAGTCGGAACGTTCGTAGTAGTTGCTCACCAGACGGGACAGAAAATCCCGCTGGTCTGCCTTGTCGCCGACAGAGAAGCGTATTATTGCCTCCTCGTAGTTCACTTTCTCACCCAAGCCATAGATACATGACACGCTCGCCACTACGATAACATCCCTGCGCTCGATTAGTGCCTTCGTTGCCGAGAGCCTGAGCCTCTCTATCCTCTCGTTGACCGAAGCATCTTTCTCTATGTATGTGTCGCTCTGCGGAATGTACGCTTCCGGCTGGTAGTAGTCATAGTAACTCACGAAGTACCTGACTGCGTTCTCGGGGAAGAAGGCCTTGAACTCGCTGTAGAGCTGTGCGGCTAAGGTCTTGTTGTGTGCCAGGACGAGAGTCGGGCGGTTTAGGGCGGCAATGACGTTTGCGACGGTGAAGGTCTTTCCGCTCCCTGTAACGCCCATCAGCGTCTGGAATCTGTTTCCGGCTTTAAGGGACTGAACTAGCGAGTCGATGGCTTCGGGCTGGTCTCCTGATGGCGGCCAGTTGGAATATAGCACAAAGTTTTTCATGGGTAACCTCTCGTAATGTAAAATATCGAGTATCTTAACATCGGGAGAATGATATTCCATGACCAGAAAAATTGCTGTGCTTGCCGTTATCGCTGTGATGCTGACTTGCGGGAGCTCTGAGGCCGCGAAGAAGAAAGTTCCCGCCGTAACCTACACTCCGCGAGAGATTCCGTCGTCGATGCTCCTGCCGCCGTTCAAGAACCCGGTAGAGGCTGACCTCAGGAAGAGCAAACTTCACATCAGCTTCAAGGGGGCATTCAGGGGCATCGATAAGGAGGGCGAGCCTAACGACTGGGTGTACCTGGCGTTCATAGCGCGTCCGCAGAAGGACATGTACCTTGCTGTCGGCCAGTCGGAACTGTTCGACGGAACGGGCA
Protein-coding regions in this window:
- a CDS encoding 50S ribosome-binding GTPase, which translates into the protein MARGTRKLNELASKLDVIVEVRDSRAPASTSSPLIKALAKIRPVIHVLSRKDLADQEKLSLWLEKLRHTYAADLRTREGLSAVKRALLRFKPSHREVRLAVVGIPNVGKSLLLNSLIGKSNAGVGNIPGITKSVSWYRNDGMLIVDSPGILDPHAESGAHLILSWLGCAKAEVVGGWENAALSLIRFLEARGMHHLVPIEHIDDEPAALTLERIGKKYGCLISGGRVNAELAGQKFIEAFGSGRLGAVCLELPDEERAIDFRDEADAIV
- a CDS encoding ribonuclease HII; this translates as MKKLRKRGPVFGTDEAGRGALAGPLIAASVYLTPEQEKALIAHKLRDSKKMTPKARERLFEEMNEMGVQWCAHSATVRRIERGNILVASLWAMGKSAEELAAKTGQAPVCVVVDGTERIPKLAYPQWTLIMADNLVPVVSAASVIAKVLRDRLMIEMSPKYPAYDFARNKGYPTPQHMDAVLKSGMSEVHRPSFCRFIFKNGGTTLAAD
- a CDS encoding EscU/YscU/HrcU family type III secretion system export apparatus switch protein; its protein translation is MADNRPDKAVAVKYDSKKMAAPTVVAKGEGFLARKIVERAIEADVPIVEDAALVSALISLELGEEIPAELYEVVARVLAWVYRLDKEAQQ
- a CDS encoding YraN family protein translates to MTHAQELGRYAEDRAAEYLASIGWRVVARNVRNSCGELDIIALDPKARELVIVEVRARTLGLTQSPLESVGSRKLRTLLKASRLYVEEINWTGFWRIDVVGITIKAPGDWELEHVKDITAGMNVSC
- a CDS encoding transporter substrate-binding domain-containing protein, giving the protein MKKYLLLLLLIAAGVYFTRNMDSGKVLRIGVECDYAPNNWEENAQTKTNFPIVNEPGHYAEGYDLQIAKLVADELHMKLEVRKIAWNDLQDALNRGEIDAIFSGMLDSPERRKKSAFSDVYDITKTEYTIVVNNKSSYWNAEKLADFAGARLVAQRGTHLDDVIDQIEGVIHMPPVETVTQMLNMVINNQVDGTVINLDTGQSYQRKHRNLKVIAFPEGEGFKLEFSGICAAVRKDDNKLLEGINAALAKISKRDRQKVMDRAIARTFQVMP
- a CDS encoding amidohydrolase, whose product is MNNENLQKIIALRHELHMYPELSGQESATKRRLMDFIEHNTRLAVVDCGKWFYASRYVESTSAIAFRADMDALPIDEGISLPYASRTPGVSHKCGHDGHCAALCGLALELDAMNPTRSVYLIFQHAEETGQGGQECASFLRERNISEIYAFHNWSGFPEGSIVVRSGLCQCASQGLTVHFTGKASHASEPERGRNPSFVVGRFIMGIRELYERYDGRKVLCTIVNVKVGEKNFGISPGDGELSLTLRAEREADMKAFDADTRRLAASVALNHGVEVSFSSQDYFPETVSDSECVVKVRLAAESLGLKVIEMPEAIRASEDFGWYMKQIPGAIFYVGNGENYPPIHTESYDFNDKILREAVDVFVKICRLSL
- a CDS encoding chromate transporter, with the translated sequence MMLLLELFWSFVKIGFTSFGGLSMIPLISHEMTSHGWMNAHEVSDIVAIAEMTPGPLGLNCATFAGMRAAGVLGAFVANMGALAPTFTLCAVAAVFFDRFRDSKRLGQVMTGVRPACVGMVAGVVLDLAAANYLEAGAVNLPSAVLGAVDLVLLMKFKLSIPKVLLFSAVAGIIMYGVIGL
- a CDS encoding chromate transporter, which codes for MLAKLYLQFLKFGSFTFGGGWSIVAQMRELYVEKEHSLTDEELLDITSIGRSLPGTMIGNIAMFYGHRIAGFWGGVACMFGMITVPMIILLLITGFYTAFQSNIWVASAMKGVRAAVAPVILSALMAMVKSAFKFPPCYVVALGMFVLYFFLKVSPIMLVLIGAVCGLAICEWYERRKSDDASA
- the uvrB gene encoding excinuclease ABC subunit UvrB translates to MKNFVLYSNWPPSGDQPEAIDSLVQSLKAGNRFQTLMGVTGSGKTFTVANVIAALNRPTLVLAHNKTLAAQLYSEFKAFFPENAVRYFVSYYDYYQPEAYIPQSDTYIEKDASVNERIERLRLSATKALIERRDVIVVASVSCIYGLGEKVNYEEAIIRFSVGDKADQRDFLSRLVSNYYERSDYTPEPGKFRVRGDTVEIFPAYEEDMGIRVTFFDDEIERIDITEPLTGHVIERAEEASIFPAQHYVTQDDAIKLAVPQILEELGRTERDFTLQGRLVEAQRIKMRTLYDLEMMQEAGYCSGIENYSVYLDGRKHGDPPGTLIDFFPEDFLLVVDESHITLPQVRGMFNGDRARKKVLVENGFRLASCMDNRPLQWQEFEGHIHQAVFVSATPGDYELGTSSVIAEQVIRPTGIPDPEVEVAPAKTQVDDLIDRLRELKDRNERALVLTLTKRESEDLADYLTELKFRVKYIHSELNTFERAELIRDLRAGKIDVLVGINLLREGMDLPEVTLVAILDADREGFLRSYRSLIQIMGRAARNINSKIILYADNMTDSIRLAVSETKRRREKQIAFNEEHGITPKSITKDVADLLPPELAAAFTEERTAGGVTRRTKRAGKLTVPELEEAMWKAVEELDFERAAAIRDTIAEIRASKGE